A single window of Aythya fuligula isolate bAytFul2 chromosome Z, bAytFul2.pri, whole genome shotgun sequence DNA harbors:
- the TMEM271 gene encoding transmembrane protein 271, with product MKWSVRGACAALSSCLLLACALSAAAVGLKCFSLGSELKGEPFRLGTAAGAFYSGLLLAAGLSLLAAALLCCRPPDEAPAAAAPAGGGPPGGAPGGAPGAGDAASAASAASATSAAASAPAPAPASAPNFLLLGVLVFMLGVLSAFAGAVIDGDTVSLVERKYSHYCLLQPGGAARPRSGPAAPDGSAAALRCQKLRDYQRGLVLSTVFNALECLLGLLNLLLVKNYKASQQRGRRRRRRRAAPAAAAAAGGRRRRRRGGGGGRRAPRHSQGSLFSGGEPELTPGDCPFQAVSYINVGVFHVFDEAGVEVHCGGHPSVELPGYSPMDPELNASYPYCYPLPSEQPPAYEEIYPGEPCAHGT from the exons ATGAAGTGGAGCGTGCGGGGAGCCTGCGCCGCGctctccagctgcctcctgctcgcCTGCGCCCTCAGCGCCGCCGCCGTGGGCCTCAAGTGCTTCTCGCTGGGCTCGGAGCTGAAGGGCGAGCCGTTCCGCCTGGGCACCGCCGCCGGTGCTTTCTactcggggctgctgctggccgccGGCCTCTCGCTGCTCGCCGCCGCGCTGCTCTGCTGCCGCCCGCCCGACGAGGCGCCCGCGGCGGCGGCACCGGCCGGCGGCGGACCCCCCGGCGGAGCCCCCGGCGGAGCCCCCGGCGCAGGGGACGCGGCGTCGGCGGCATCGGCGGCATCGGCAACATCGGCGGCGGCatcggcaccggcaccggcaccggcatCGGCACCG aacttcctgctgctgggggtgctggtgttCATGCTGGGCGTGCTGAGCGCCTTCGCCGGCGCCGTCATCGACGGCGACACCGTGTCGCTGGTGGAGAGGAAGTACTCGCACtactgcctgctgcagcccggcGGCGCGGCCCGCCCGCGgagcggccccgcggcccccgaCGGCTCGGCGGCGGCGCTCCGCTGCCAGAAGCTGCGGGACTACCAGCGCGGCTTGGTGCTCTCCACCGTCTTCAACGCGCTGGAGTGCCTGCTGGGCCTGCTCAACCTGCTCCTCGTCAAGAACTACAAGGCCTCGCAGCagcgcgggcggcggcggcggcggcggagagcggccccggcggcggcggcggcggcgggcgggcggcggaggCGAAGacggggcggcggcggagggcgGCGGGCGCCGCGCCACAGCCAGGGCTCCCTGTTCTCCGGCGGCGAGCCCGAGCTCACCCCCGGGGACTGCCCCTTCCAGGCCGTCTCCTACATCAACGTGGGCGTCTTCCACGTCTTCGACGAGGCCGGCGTGGAGGTGCACTGCGGCGGGCACCCGTCCGTCGAGCTGCCCGGCTACTCGCCCATGGATCCCGAGCTGAACGCCTCCTACCCGTACTGCTACCCGCTGCCCAGCGAGCAGCCCCCCGCCTACGAGGAGATCTACCCCGGGGAGCCCTGCGCCCACGGCACCTAG